The following coding sequences lie in one Glycine soja cultivar W05 chromosome 16, ASM419377v2, whole genome shotgun sequence genomic window:
- the LOC114390431 gene encoding receptor-like protein EIX2, which produces MSCYSLKLFYALVLLLLHAAGSILGFNYLPNSAEIKCIETERQALLNFKHGLIDDYGILSNWRDDDRSRDCCKWKGIQCNNQTGHVEMLHLRGDDTQYLLGEINISSLIALKNIEHLDLSYNNFEGSHIPELMGSFTNLRYLNLSDCYFIGIIPSDIGKLTHLLSLDLGKNLYLHGQIPYQLGNLTDLQYLDLSYNDLHGELPYQLGNLSQLRYLDLGNSFSGALPFQIGNLPLLHSLGLGGNFDVKSKDAEWLTNLSSLTRLKLSLLHNLSSSHHWLQMISKLIPNLRELRLVGCSLSDTNIQSLFYSPSNFSTALTILDLSSNKLTSSTFQLLSNFSLNLQELYLGHNNIVLSSPLCPNFPALVILDLSYNNMSSSVFQGGFNFSSKLQNLDLQNCSLTDGSFRMSSSFIMSSSFSLVSLDLSSNLLKSSTIFYWLFNSTTNLHNLVLDYNMLEGPIPDGFGKVLNSLQLLDLYGNKLQGEIPSFFGNMCALQSLDLSNNKLNGEFSSFFRNSSWCNRDIFTNLDLSDNRLTGMLPKSIRLLSELELLNLAGNSLEGDVTESHLSNFSKLKYLHLSENSLSLKFVPSWVPPFQLEYLGIGSCKLGPTFPSWLKTQSSLYWLDISDNGINDSVPDWFWNKLQNMGLLNMSSNYLIGAIPNISLKLPNRPSILLNSNQFEGKIPSFLLQASGLMLSENNFSDLFSFLCDQSTASNLGTLDVSHNQIKGQLPDCWKSVKQLLFLDLSSNKLSGKIPMSMGALVNMEALVLRNNGLMGELPSSLKNCSSLFMLDLSENMLSGPIPSWIGESMHQLIILNMRGNHLSGNLPIHLCYLNRIQLLDLSRNNLSRGIPSCLKNFTAMSEQSINSSDTLSHIYWNNNTYYAIYGSYFEGYTLDITWMWKGEERGFKNPELKLKSIDLSSNNLMGEIPKEVGYLLGLVSLNLSRNNLSGEIPSQIGNLGSLESLDLSRNHISGRIPSSLSEIDYLQKLDLSHNSLSGRIPSGRHFETFEASSFEGNIDLCGEQLNKTCPGDGDQTTAEHQEPAVKGDDSVFYEGLYMSLGIGYVTGFWGLLGPLLLWRPWRIAYIRFLNRLTDYLYVCLW; this is translated from the coding sequence ATGAGTTGTTATTCTCTGAAACTATTTTATGCACTTGTGCTGCTTTTATTGCATGCTGCAGGATCCATTCTTGGATTCAACTACCTTCCCAATAGCGCAGAAATTAAGTGCATTGAGACTGAGAGACAAGCACTCCTCAACTTCAAACATGGCCTCATAGACGACTATGGCATTCTCTCTAATTGGAGGGACGATGACAGAAGCAGAGACTGTTGCAAATGGAAAGGCATTCAATGCAACAATCAAACTGGTCATGTTGAGATGCTTCATCTCCGTGGTGATGATACACAATATTTGTTAGGTGAAATCAATATCTCTTCATTGATTGCCCTTAAAAATATTGAACACTTGGATCTCAGCTACAATAATTTTGAAGGGAGTCATATCCCAGAACTCATGGGCTCGTTCACCAACTTAAGATATCTCAATCTCTCtgattgttattttattggGATTATTCCTTCTGATATTGGAAAGCTTACACATTTACTGTCTCTTGATCTAGGTAAGAATCTTTATCTCCATGGACAAATCCCTTATCAACTTGGAAACCTTACAGATTTACAATATCTTGATCTAAGTTATAATGATTTACATGGGGAACTCCCTTATCAACTTGGAAATCTCTCACAGTTGAGGTATCTTGATCTTGGGAATTCATTTTCGGGAGCACTCCCTTTCCAGATTGGGAATCTTCCTTTGTTGCACAGTCTTGGACTTGGTGGCAATTTTGATGTGAAATCTAAGGATGCAGAGTGGTTGACTAATCTGTCTTCCTTGACAAGACTTAAGCTAAGTTTACTACACAACCTTTCCTCGTCTCATCACTGGCTACAAATGATCAGCAAGCTTATTCCAAACTTAAGAGAGTTGAGGCTAGTTGGTTGTTCTCTTTCAGATACAAATATTCAATCTCTGTTTTATTCACCTTCCAACTTTTCCACTGCTCTTACCATCCTTGATCTTTCTTCAAATAAGCTGACATCCTCAACATTTCAACTGTTGTCAAACTTTAGCCTTAATCTTCAGGAGCTTTATCTTGGTCATAATAACATTGTTTTGTCATCTCCTCTCTGCCCAAACTTTCCGGCTCTTGTTATCCTTGACCTTTCCTATAATAATATGTCATCATCAGTCTTTCAAGGTGGTTTCAACTTCAGCTCAAAACTTCAAAATCTGGATTTGCAAAATTGTAGTCTTACGGATGGAAGTTTTCGTATGTCATCTTCTTTCATTATGagttcttcattttctcttgtTTCCCTGGATCTCTCCTCAAATCTgttgaaatcatcaactatatttTACTGGCTCTTTAACTCCACCACCAATCTTCATAACCTTGTCCTTGATTATAACATGTTAGAAGGTCCAATTCCAGATGGATTTGGGAAAGTACTGAACTCTCTTCAACTTCTTGACCTATACGGTAACAAACTGCAAGGCGAGATTCCATCTTTCTTTGGTAACATGTGTGCATTGCAGAGTTTAGACCTCTCAAATAACAAGTTGAACGGGGAATTTTCTAGCTTCTTCCGAAATTCTTCATGGTGCAACAGAGACATATTTACGAACTTGGATTTATCTGATAACCGGTTGACTGGCATGTTACCTAAAAGCATTCGATTGCTATCAGAGTTGGAGCTTCTTAACTTGGCTGGGAATTCTTTGGAGGGTGACGTCACTGAATCCCATCTTTCtaatttttccaaattaaaatacttgcACTTATCAGAGAACTCATTGTCTCTGAAATTCGTCCCGAGTTGGGTTCCTCCATTCCAATTAGAATACTTGGGAATCGGTTCTTGCAAGTTGGGCCCCACTTTTCCTAGTTGGCTCAAGACTCAAAGTTCTTTGTATTGGCTTGATATTTCTGATAACGGGATTAATGACTCTGTACCAGACTGGTTTTGGAATAAGTTGCAAAATATGGGATTGTTAAATATGTCTTCCAATTATCTCATTGGTGCAATTCCTAATATATCATTGAAGCTTCCTAACAGACCGTCTATACTTCTGAATTCCAATCAGTTTGAGGGTAAAATTCCGTCATTTTTACTACAAGCTTCTGGGCTGATGCtctctgaaaataatttttcagatTTGTTTTCATTCTTATGTGACCAAAGCACAGCTTCAAATTTGGGCACTTTAGATGTGTCACACAATCAAATAAAGGGGCAACTGCCAGATTGTTGGAAATCAGTAAAGCAATTACTGTTCCTTGATTTAAGCAGCAATAAATTGTCAGGGAAGATTCCTATGTCCATGGGCGCCCTTGTTAATATGGAAGCCTTGGTTTTACGAAACAATGGTTTAATGGGTGAGTTGCCTTCTTCTTTGAAGAATTGCAGCAGTTTATTTATGCTGGACCTGAGTGAAAATATGTTGTCGGGTCCAATACCATCATGGATTGGAGAAAGTATGCATCAATTGATAATCTTGAACATGCGAGGAAATCACCTCTCCGGAAATCTACCCATTCATCTCTGTTATTTGAACCGTATTCAATTGTTGGATCTTTCAAGGAATAATTTGTCAAGAGGAATTCCATCATGCTTAAAGAATTTCACTGCAATGTCTGAACAGAGCATCAACTCAAGTGACACTCTGTCTCATATATATTGGAATAATAACACTTACTATGCAATTTATGGTTCCTATTTCGAGGGTTATACGCTTGACATAACATGGATGTGGAAAGGTGAGGAACGGGGGTTCAAGAATCCAGAGTTAAAGCTCAAAAGCATTGATCTTTCTAGTAACAATTTAATGGGTGAAATACCAAAAGAGGTCGGATATTTGCTTGGGTTAGTTTCTTTGAATCTATCAAGAAACAATTTGAGCGGAGAAATTCCTTCTCAGATTGGGAATTTAGGTTCACTAGAATCACTTGACTTGTCAAGAAATCACATCTCTGGGAGAattccttcttctctttctgAAATTGATTATTTGCAAAAATTAGACTTGTCACACAACTCTCTGTCTGGAAGAATCCCATCAGGAAGACATTTTGAAACCTTTGAAGCCTCTAGTTTTGAAGGAAACATTGATCTTTGTGGTGAACAACTTAACAAAACTTGTCCTGGGGATGGAGATCAGACAACAGCAGAGCATCAAGAACCAGCAGTCAAAGGTGATGATTCAGTTTTCTACGAGGGATTATACATGAGCTTGGGGATTGGATACGTCACTGGATTTTGGGGCTTATTAGGGCCATTACTACTGTGGCGTCCTTGGAGAATTGCTTACATCAGGTTTCTGAACAGATTAACAGACTATTTATATGTATGCTTATGGTGA